The genomic stretch gttattttttattttttcatgactTGTTTTATTACTTCTGTTATCTCTGGACAAGGACAAGGTCTTATTTCATTGACTAAAgctggtttgtttgttttcttgtctctGGCAGACGGCTTTGAAGGAAATCTTCCTGAGCAGCAGGAGTGGTCTACCAGGATGGAGCAGGAAGAGGCACAGCCAGCGCAAACTAAGGGGGATGAGGAGTACCCACAACCCCCTTACCTTAAAGAGGACATTAAGGAGCCACAGCTCATTCACATTGAAGAGGAAGATGAGGAGCCACTGCCCCAGCATAttaaggaggaaggggaggagccACAGCACCCTCACATTAAAGAGAAGGAAGATGAGGTGCCAGATTCCCCCATGTCAAAGAGaaaaagtcacagcccatctaccTTAAGAATTAAGAGGATGAGCCACAAACCCCCTCAAAAtaaagaagaggaggaacacagcatcagtcaagaCGGAGAGCATCTTAaaggactggaggaggttgatgtcaccaagatgccattGACCGTTGtcattgtgaagagtgaagatgatgagggtgAAGGTGAGGAGAAGGGAGAGGTGGAGCCTCCAACtccacacatgacaacagaagctgatggagaccactgtggaggatcacaagcagacaagctcttcgctccactatcagatagtgacgacataacgtcacactctcctgacactgatgatgaagactctaaagctgACATGAcacgtcacactgacaacaaacacttgaAATGCTCTTgctgtgacaaaacctttaaataccCATGTCatctgaaaacacacatgagaacgcacactggagaaaaaccattcctGTGCTCAGTTTGCAGCAAAAGCTTCGCACGAAAGCAACTTTTGAAATTACACATGAGACTGCACACTGGTGAAAAAACCTTATTGTGCTCAGTTTGTAGTAAAAGATTCCCTACAAAGCAAAGTTTGAGATTACACATGAgaatgcacactggagaaaaaccattcgtGTGTTCAGTTTGTAATAAGAGATTCACTCAGAAAGGAAATTTGATGAGACACGAGAATACACATCgcagagaaagtgttgagttgcagtgtgtgtgatgaAAGATTCTCATATACCatctggtcaaaagtttacatacacttgtaaagaacataatgtcattgctgtcttcagtttccaaaaacaattatctcagttttatcttcatttagttgtaggaaatgttggcacatccagtgtttgacttgctcaatgcactggcataGAAGATCtatgggtttaagtcaggactttgggaaggccattctaaaatatccattctagcctgatttagccattcctttaccatgtttgacgtgtttttggggtcattgtcctgttggaacacccaactgcgcccaagacccggcctccgggctgatgattttaggttgtcctgaagtatttggaggtaatcctcctttttcattgtcccatttactctctgtaaagcaccagttctattggcagcaaaacaggcccagagcataatactaccaccaccatgcttgacggtaagcattgtgttcctgggattaaaggcctcacattttctcctccaaacatattgctgggtattgtggccaaacagctcaatttttgtttcatctgacatgacatgaacaaagataaaaccttctggaggaaagttctgtggtcagatgaaacaaaaatttagctgtttggccaaaatacccagcaatatgtttggaggagaaaaggtgaggcctttgatcccaggaacaccacccctaccgtcaagcatggtggtggtcgtattatgctctgggcctgttttgctgccaatggaacccagccgatttgctcacattttcagtagagccataataaattcataaaagaaccaaacttcatgaatgtgttttcatgaaacacaagtgtgctggtgagaacagcagcagcaaatgaagatacAGGATGTCTGTCGTGTTAGACAAATCCCATTGTTGATGCAGATGATcacatctgctgtacagatttcatttacaaaagaagggttggatacgtctcttgttgccttatttgtatttgactgggCAGTACGGTGGCGCAGTGGTCTTTCTTTATGGAGTTTGCATAttcccctgtgactgcgtgggttctctccgggtactccggcttcttacCGCCTCCAAAGACACACACCTGGGAATAAGCGGTTTGGCATCACTATTTAGTCCctcgtgtgaatgttgtctatctgtgttgggcctgcgatgagttggcgacttgtccagggtgtaccctgccttccgcccgagtatagctgggataggctccagcatcccgcAACCCTGAGGGATACAAGCGTACATGTGGTAGATGgaaatgtttggatatattttGTGTTCGGGGCAGGAGGGGAAGAGGAGACAGAGAGAtaacaaatacagtatatgaaaATGTGATACCAGTAATTACAAAGAAAAACTAATTAGTGAAGTAGATGGTAAAGACAACAAATATTATTACACAACAATTGAAACAAAAACACCAATACAAATAACAATAttgaactagaagaggcaattcctgaaggaattgtgtatgaatgtagtatgaatgtaagaattgttggaatggtttgaatgttgaagagtttgaatttccaggaaaaccggaatttggtttggaacttagaAAAAAGGtccaattcattttcaatgggaatttcattgaaatgtgggaatttggggaaaaaagggattttttttttttttaaatactaaaaaaaaagagtaatgtCTGAATGAGTGATGATTGGTGGTTggttgttggtgttggaattttcatatcggccgagaaatgttaaagtagtaacatgctgaattgaaaaatggcattacggaatttcctggaatttcgggaaaaccggcaattgttccagttcaaaaaacaacttttgttttttgtcctaattaagaggaatgtttggacggtggaacggttgaaatgcgttgaaaaatgtgaaaggagtagttgccagaaaaaagggtggaaatagggctttggaaaaccagaaattatggaaaatcctggaattttttggaacttggaaaaagagtagtttgaatgtccagaatggtggaatatgttgaaggtggaatggtttgaatagtttgaaaaatgtggaa from Entelurus aequoreus isolate RoL-2023_Sb linkage group LG17, RoL_Eaeq_v1.1, whole genome shotgun sequence encodes the following:
- the LOC133631923 gene encoding zinc finger protein 37-like encodes the protein MCNVQMLRVLVNQRLNEAVEEIFVVLERTIAEYEDELSRTKEEKERQRQLLDAVFKKLPRTDGFEGNLPEQQEWSTRMEQEEAQPAQTKGDEEYPQPPYLKEDIKEPQLIHIEEEDEEPLPQHIKEEGEEPQHPHIKEKEDEVPDSPMSKRKSHSPSTLRIKRMSHKPPQNKEEEEHSISQDGEHLKGLEEVDVTKMPLTVVIVKSEDDEGEGEEKGEVEPPTPHMTTEADGDHCGGSQADKLFAPLSDSDDITSHSPDTDDEDSKADMTRHTDNKHLKCSCCDKTFKYPCHLKTHMRTHTGEKPFLCSVCSKSFARKQLLKLHMRLHTGEKTLLCSVCSKRFPTKQSLRLHMRMHTGEKPFVCSVCNKRFTQKGNLMRHENTHRRESVELQCV